The Triticum aestivum cultivar Chinese Spring chromosome 3A, IWGSC CS RefSeq v2.1, whole genome shotgun sequence genome includes a region encoding these proteins:
- the LOC123060528 gene encoding uncharacterized protein isoform X1, giving the protein MGKGLGFSTQEIGRGKPGRHRFLCSFVPERAAASDIRSSPTFAWAESFPECPNRSSDPPLSQRGPTAQSVSADRWMGCGVLGAVARQLLIHVHTSLRRHRRFPLSLLALSHLPGDILRLARLSRGRGADGRGGCSLCCGGRGGLDGIYDGGSGPMVRMGSKGARGSGAGKAIGFVALASVVARRGEAAAAAAATVRGMSFGGASSVAAGGKRPFEYGRTHVVRPKGAHKATIVWLHGLGDNGASWSQLLETLPLPNIKWICPTAPTRPVAIFGGFPSTAWFDVADLSEDSPDDVEGLDSSAAHVANLLSTEPADIKLGVGGFSMGAATALYSGTCFAHGKYGNGNPYPVNLSVAVGLSGWLPCARSLKNKIESSQEAAQKASSLPLMLCHGKADDVVLYKHGERSADALKSTGFANVEFKSYSRLGHYTVPEEMDEVVKWLTASLELGSSSST; this is encoded by the exons ATGGGAAAGGGGCTTGGATTTTCAACGCAAGAGATTG GTCGTGGGAAGCCCGGGCGCCACCGGTTCCTGTGCTCATTCGTGCCCGAACGAGCCGCGGCAAGTGACATACGTTCATCGCCGACATTTGCATGGGCGGAAAGCTTTCCAGAATGCCCAAATCGGTCGTCGGATCCTCCTTTGTCCCAACGTGGTCCGACGGCGCAATCCGTGTCGGCGGACAGATGGATGGGGTGCGGGGTTCTGGGCGCGGTGGCGAGACAGTTGCTCATCCATGTCCACACCTCCCTGCGACGCCACCGCCGCTTTCCTCTCTCACTGCTAGCGTTGTCGCATCTTCCAGGCGACATTCTCCGGCTTGCACGACTGAGCCGAGGAAGGGGAGCCGACGGACGAGGCGGATGCAGTCTCTGTTGTGGTGGTCGGGGCGGGCTGGACGGCATCTACGACGGCGGATCGGGACCGATGGTGAGGATGGGGAGCAAGGGAGCGAGGGGCTCCGGTGCGGGAAAG GCCATTGGATTCGTGGCGTTGGCGAGCGTGGTCGCAAggagaggagaggcggcggcggcggcggcggcgactgttCGCGGGATGAGCTTCGGCGGCGCCAGCTCCGTCGCGGCCG GTGGGAAGCGGCCGTTCGAGTACGGGAGGACGCATGTGGTGAGGCCCAAGGGCGCGCACAAGGCCACCATCGTCTGGCTCCACGGCCTCGGCGACAATGGAGCCAG CTGGTCTCAACTGTTGGAAACTCTTCCCCTTCCTAAT ATAAAATGGATTTGCCCAACTGCACCTACGAGGCCTGTGGCAATTTTTGGTGGATTCCCATCTACTGCAT GGTTTGATGTTGCTGATCTTTCAGAAGATTCTCCTGATGATGTTGAGGGGCTGGATTCCTCAGCTGCACATGTTGCAAATTTATTGTCTACCGAACCTGCAGACA TCAAGCTTGGCGTTGGTGGCTTTAGTATGGGTGCTGCTACTGCGCTTTACTCTGGTACTTGCTTTGCTCATGGAAAATATGGAAATGGCAATCCATACCCTGTGAACCTAAGTGTGGCTGTTGGTCTCAGTGGCTGGCTCCCATGTGCCAG GTCATTGAAGAACAAAATTGAGAGCTCACAGGAGGCTGCACAGAAGGCTTCATCATTACCCCTTATGCTTTGTCATGGAAAAG CTGATGATGTGGTCCTCTACAAACATGGAGAGAGATCTGCTGATGCACTTAAGTCAACCGGGTTTGCAAATGTGGAATTCAAGTCCTACAGCAG ACTCGGGCACTATACCGTTCCAGAGGAGATGGACGAAGTCGTCAAGTGGCTTACGGCAAGCTTGGAACTCGGCAGTTCCTCGTCAACTTGA
- the LOC123060528 gene encoding acyl-protein thioesterase 1 homolog 1 isoform X2, whose amino-acid sequence MSFGGASSVAAGGKRPFEYGRTHVVRPKGAHKATIVWLHGLGDNGASWSQLLETLPLPNIKWICPTAPTRPVAIFGGFPSTAWFDVADLSEDSPDDVEGLDSSAAHVANLLSTEPADIKLGVGGFSMGAATALYSGTCFAHGKYGNGNPYPVNLSVAVGLSGWLPCARSLKNKIESSQEAAQKASSLPLMLCHGKADDVVLYKHGERSADALKSTGFANVEFKSYSRLGHYTVPEEMDEVVKWLTASLELGSSSST is encoded by the exons ATGAGCTTCGGCGGCGCCAGCTCCGTCGCGGCCG GTGGGAAGCGGCCGTTCGAGTACGGGAGGACGCATGTGGTGAGGCCCAAGGGCGCGCACAAGGCCACCATCGTCTGGCTCCACGGCCTCGGCGACAATGGAGCCAG CTGGTCTCAACTGTTGGAAACTCTTCCCCTTCCTAAT ATAAAATGGATTTGCCCAACTGCACCTACGAGGCCTGTGGCAATTTTTGGTGGATTCCCATCTACTGCAT GGTTTGATGTTGCTGATCTTTCAGAAGATTCTCCTGATGATGTTGAGGGGCTGGATTCCTCAGCTGCACATGTTGCAAATTTATTGTCTACCGAACCTGCAGACA TCAAGCTTGGCGTTGGTGGCTTTAGTATGGGTGCTGCTACTGCGCTTTACTCTGGTACTTGCTTTGCTCATGGAAAATATGGAAATGGCAATCCATACCCTGTGAACCTAAGTGTGGCTGTTGGTCTCAGTGGCTGGCTCCCATGTGCCAG GTCATTGAAGAACAAAATTGAGAGCTCACAGGAGGCTGCACAGAAGGCTTCATCATTACCCCTTATGCTTTGTCATGGAAAAG CTGATGATGTGGTCCTCTACAAACATGGAGAGAGATCTGCTGATGCACTTAAGTCAACCGGGTTTGCAAATGTGGAATTCAAGTCCTACAGCAG ACTCGGGCACTATACCGTTCCAGAGGAGATGGACGAAGTCGTCAAGTGGCTTACGGCAAGCTTGGAACTCGGCAGTTCCTCGTCAACTTGA